In the Sarcophilus harrisii chromosome 3, mSarHar1.11, whole genome shotgun sequence genome, one interval contains:
- the HES4 gene encoding transcription factor HES-4, translating into MPADTLEKPRASPLAGAPASASQTPDKPKSASEHRKSSKPIMEKRRRARINESLGQLKTLILDALKKDSSRHSKLEKADILEMTVKHLRSLQRVQVTAALSGDPSVLGKYRAGFNECMNEVTRFLSSCDGVTSDVRSRLLSHLAACLNQLGPVRYTPPGLVQPSHLSQPLHVQLPGTAAPASAQCKMSPAGALSPKVYGGFHLVPAHDGQAVAFLIPNPAFGPAPGSLLPTYPGAAAAGGGPAGPPPAAGGSSSSPVHGLTSLGGSGPRAGSPAEDRCEPVWRPW; encoded by the exons ATGCCGGCGGACACCCTGGAGAAGCCGAGGGCCTCTCCTCTGGCCGGAGCGCCGGCCAGCGCCAGCCAGACCCCGGACAAACCCAAGAGCGCGAGCGAGCACCGCAAG TCGTCCAAGCCCATCATGGAGAAGCGGCGACGCGCGCGGATCAATGAGAGTTTGGGCCAGCTCAAGACCCTGATCCTGGACGCCCTAAAGAAAGAT AGCTCCCGCCACTCGAAGCTGGAGAAGGCCGACATCCTGGAGATGACCGTCAAGCATCTGCGGAGCCTGCAGAGGGTCCAAGTGACAG CTGCCCTCAGCGGTGACCCGAGCGTCCTGGGCAAATACCGCGCCGGCTTCAATGAATGCATGAACGAGGTGACCCGCTTCCTGTCGTCCTGCGACGGGGTCACTTCGGACGTGCGCTCTCGCCTCCTGAGCCACCTCGCCGCCTGTCTCAACCAGCTCGGACCCGTGCGATACACGCCGCCCGGACTCGTCCAGCCCTCGCATCTATCTCAACCGCTGCACGTCCAGCTGCCCGGGACGGCGGCCCCCGCTTCCGCCCAGTGCAAGATGAGCCCGGCCGGAGCCTTGTCGCCCAAAGTGTACGGCGGCTTCCACCTGGTGCCGGCCCACGACGGCCAGGCCGTAGCTTTCCTGATCCCGAACCCCGCCTTCGGGCCAGCCCCGGGCTCGCTGCTCCCGACCTACCCCGGGGCCGCGGCGGCCGGGGGAGGTCCGGCCGGCCCTCCCCCCGCAGCCGGCGGCTCCTCCAGTTCCCCGGTGCACGGCCTCACCTCGCTGGGAGGCAGCGGGCCGCGGGCGGGCAGCCCTGCCGAGGACAGATGCGAGCCGGTCTGGAGGCCGTGGTGA